In Oncorhynchus nerka isolate Pitt River linkage group LG21, Oner_Uvic_2.0, whole genome shotgun sequence, the following are encoded in one genomic region:
- the LOC115103687 gene encoding ras and Rab interactor 2-like isoform X3, with product MSVLDRLRHTHPVWLLLTLSDKEATRILLQQPPGVFLVRKSSTLQRKVLSLRVSDDDTSGGAGVCDFPVRESQYTFSLEGSGISFADLFRLVAFYCISRDVLPFTLNLPEAIAASKTQKDLEEVAQLGAGFWHSALGSLRRTTTPSRPPPQRPDRDGDIQGAERTQEKQSATRPPSSSSSRLERSQSNGALCFVNPLFLQTHRRLEEDPQSSSNSPSPYVTHSTPSPGTTGGTSSAPVTDPNVKRKSRPLGPRPLFPPIPAPRSLSQRRQAPPPPTPLPQKPKSSMPETPTAIVVARQPLQPSSNQNLRPTPRPPMGARHSSHSKKTTSSAAIPVPHQHPQHPPPPRPKKPDIDAHRCHIALDDETIAKALSRAKLPPCQALAIPTPSIVGNGAGSPPSPPGKTPRRVGQEGRLSDMSISTSSSDSLDYSHPPLSLPASPPLRLRHHLGNNEDSSDDEDLCDEEEEDYGVSLENDLDQGVRPPFKARRRGVRVGVKVALSFRKVSGVFSTFMTPERRAVRRIAELSRDKSSYFGCLVQDYISFVQENKGCHTSGLDLLQTLRQFMTQMKAYLTQSSELDPPIESLIPEDQIDSVLEKAMHKCVLKPLKGVVEVALHDFQVSSGGWQQLRENLALAKTRRPQDLGVDGAVPPDPMAIEKIRHKFHNMRKMYSPDKKVSLLLRVCKLIYTIMQDNSGRMYGADDFLPMLTYVLAQCDMPQLDTEILYMMELLDPSLLHGEGGYYLTSAYGAMALIKNFQEEQAARVLSSEARDTLHQWHRRRTAQRTAPSVDDFQNYLRVALQEVNSGCTAKTLLVHPYSTTEEVCSLCAYKFNVHDPENHALFLITQATSQQLAPDTHPQRIKAEIHSHPNSQPFHFVYRRVPNLNLCIPAIPANQHNANCLANWMN from the exons ATGAGCGTGCTGGACAGACTAAGACATACGCACCCTGTGTGGCTACTGCTCACGCTCAGTGACAAGGAGGCCACGCGTATACTGCTGCAGCAGCCTCCAGGG GTATTCCTGGTGAGGAAATCATCCACTCTTCAGAGGAAAGTTCTGTCTCTAAGGGTCAGTGATGATGACACCTCAGGAGGAGCCGGCGTCTGTGACTTCCCtgtcagagagagtcagtaca CCTTTTCTCTGGAAGGATCTGGGATCAGTTTTGCAGACCTGTTTCGCCTGGTGGCCTTCTACTGTATCAGCAG gGACGTCCTTCCTTTCACCCTGAATCTCCCAGAAGCCATTGCAGCCTCCAAGACTCAGAAGGACCTGGAGGAGGTGGCCCAACTAGGAGCAG GATTCTGGCACTCTGCTCTAGGCAGCCTGCGAAGGACAACCACTCCCTCTCGCCCTCCACCACAGCGCCCTGACAGAGACGGTGACATCCAGGGTGCAGAGAGGACACAAGAGAAACAGAGTGCGACTcgtcccccttcctcctcctcctctcgcctGGAGAGAAGCCAGTCCAACGGGGCTCTTTGCTTCGTCAACCCCCTCTTCCTCCAGACTCACCGGCGGCTTGAGGAAGACCCTCAATCCTCTTCCAACTCTCCTTCCCCCTACGTCACACACTCCACCCCCAGCCCGGGAACTACCGGTGGGACGTCTTCGGCCCCTGTCACGGACCCCAACGTAAAAAGGAAGTCACGCCCCCTCGGCCCCCGCCCCCTGTTCCCTCCTATTCCCGCCCCCCGTTCCCTCTCCCAGCGCCGCCAagctcctcctccccccacccctcttcccCAGAAGCCCAAGAGCAGCATGCCCGAAACGCCCACAGCCATTGTTGTCGCTAGGCAACCACTGCAACCCTCATCCAATCAGAACCTTCGCCCCACCCCTCGCCCTCCCATGGGTGCCAGGCACAGCAGCCATTCCAAAAAGACGACGAGCAGCGCCGCCATCCCTGTGCCCCACCAACACCCTCAACACCCTCCTCCCCCACGCCCCAAAAAGCCTGACATCGACGCCCACCGGTGCCACATCGCTCTTGATGACGAGACTATCGCCAAGGCTCTGTCCCGTGCCAAGCTTCCCCCGTGCCAGGCACTGGCCATACCCACTCCCTCCATAGTGGGAAATGGTGCTGGTAGCCCTCCCAGCCCTCCGGGTAAGACCCCCAGGCGAGTGGGACAAGAGGGGAGGCTGAGCGACATGTCCATCTCCACCTCTTCCTCAGATTCTCTGGACTactcccaccctcccctctccctccccgccAGCCCCCCTCTCAGATTACGGCATCACCTTGGCAACAACGAGGACAGCAGCGACGACGAAGACCTCTGTGACGAAGAAGAGGAAGACTACGGCGTCAGCCTGGAGAACGACCTGGACCAGGGCGTCCGTCCTCCCTTCAAAGCCCGCCGGAGAGGGGTCAGAGTCGGGGTCAAAGTTGCGCTGAGCTTCCGGAAAGTTTCTGGAGTCTTCAGCACGTTCATGACCCCAGAAAGGCGAGCCGTGAGGAGGATAGCGGAGCTCTCCAGGGACAAGAGTTCCTACTTCGGATGCCTGGTTCAGGATTATATCAGTTTTGTACAGGAGAATAAGGGGTGTCATACGTCAGGCTTAGACCTCCTGCAGACCCTCAGACAGTTCATGACCCAGATGAAGGCCTACTTGACGCAGAGCTCCGAACTGGACCCGCCCATCGAATCCCTCATACCCGAGGATCAgatag ACTCTGTCCTGGAGAAGGCCATGCACAAATGTGTGTTGAAGCCGCTGAAGGGCGTAGTGGAAGTGGCCCTGCACGACTTCCAG gtGAGCAGTGGAGGCTGGCAGCAGCTGAGGGAGAACCTGGCCCTGGCTAAGACCCGGAGGCCCCAGGACCTGGGTGTGGACGGGGCCGTGCCCCCTGACCCCATGGCCATCGAGAAGATCCGCCACAAGTTCCACAACATGAGGAAGATGTACTCCCCGGATAAGAAGGTGTCGCTGCTGCTCCGAGTGTGTAAACTCATCTACACCATCATGCAGGATAACTCAG ggaggATGTACGGAGCAGATGACTTCCTACCGATGCTGACCTATGTCCTGGCCCAGTGTGACATGCCTCAGCTGGACACTGAGATCCTCTACATGATGGAGCTGCTGGACCCCTCACTGCTGCATGGAGAGG GTGGCTACTACCTCACCAGTGCGTACGGGGCCATGGCTCTCATCAAGAACTTCCAGGAGGAACAGGCAGCCAGGGTCCTCAGCTCCGAGGCCAGAGACACCCTGCACCAGTGGCACCGCCGACGCACCGCCCAGCGCACGGCACCCTCCGTGGACGACTTCCAG AACTACCTGCGAGTCGCCTTACAAGAAGTCAACAGCGGCTGCACAGCCAAAACCCTCCTAGTCCACCCGTACTCCACCACCGAAGAAGTATGCTCGCTCTGCGCCTACAAGTTCAATGTTCATGACCCCGAGAACCACGCCCTCTTTCTCATCACTCAGGCAACCAGTCAGCAGCTTGCCCCGGACACACACCCCCAGCGAATCAAAGCGGAGATACACAGCCACCCAAACTCGCAACCCTTCCATTTTGTCTACCGCAGAGTGCCCAACCTTAACCTGTGTATACCAGCTATCCCAGCTAACCAGCACAATGCCAACTGCCTAGCCAATTGGATGAATTAA
- the LOC115103687 gene encoding ras and Rab interactor 2-like isoform X1: MDRSGSFFKDSDGLTDSDLSMSATLPRPDCHMDRRGSFFKLIDTFALEIGELKQEMVQTSPTEDRDPYPMVLQGLEGEVSGVYLQSSPCAGASGERDSGYDSLRRRMSVLDRLRHTHPVWLLLTLSDKEATRILLQQPPGVFLVRKSSTLQRKVLSLRVSDDDTSGGAGVCDFPVRESQYTFSLEGSGISFADLFRLVAFYCISRDVLPFTLNLPEAIAASKTQKDLEEVAQLGAGFWHSALGSLRRTTTPSRPPPQRPDRDGDIQGAERTQEKQSATRPPSSSSSRLERSQSNGALCFVNPLFLQTHRRLEEDPQSSSNSPSPYVTHSTPSPGTTGGTSSAPVTDPNVKRKSRPLGPRPLFPPIPAPRSLSQRRQAPPPPTPLPQKPKSSMPETPTAIVVARQPLQPSSNQNLRPTPRPPMGARHSSHSKKTTSSAAIPVPHQHPQHPPPPRPKKPDIDAHRCHIALDDETIAKALSRAKLPPCQALAIPTPSIVGNGAGSPPSPPGKTPRRVGQEGRLSDMSISTSSSDSLDYSHPPLSLPASPPLRLRHHLGNNEDSSDDEDLCDEEEEDYGVSLENDLDQGVRPPFKARRRGVRVGVKVALSFRKVSGVFSTFMTPERRAVRRIAELSRDKSSYFGCLVQDYISFVQENKGCHTSGLDLLQTLRQFMTQMKAYLTQSSELDPPIESLIPEDQIDSVLEKAMHKCVLKPLKGVVEVALHDFQVSSGGWQQLRENLALAKTRRPQDLGVDGAVPPDPMAIEKIRHKFHNMRKMYSPDKKVSLLLRVCKLIYTIMQDNSGRMYGADDFLPMLTYVLAQCDMPQLDTEILYMMELLDPSLLHGEGGYYLTSAYGAMALIKNFQEEQAARVLSSEARDTLHQWHRRRTAQRTAPSVDDFQNYLRVALQEVNSGCTAKTLLVHPYSTTEEVCSLCAYKFNVHDPENHALFLITQATSQQLAPDTHPQRIKAEIHSHPNSQPFHFVYRRVPNLNLCIPAIPANQHNANCLANWMN; this comes from the exons CTGATAGACACGTTTGCGTTGGAGATAGGGGAGCTGAAGCAAGAGATGGTCCAGACCTCCCCAACAGAGGACAGAGACCCATACCCTATGGTTCTACAGGG GTTGGAGGGGGAGGTGAGCGGGGTTTACCTCCAGTCGTCGCCCTGCGCTGGCGCCAGTGGTGAAAGGGATTCTGGGTACGACTCCCTGCGTAGGCGGATGAGCGTGCTGGACAGACTAAGACATACGCACCCTGTGTGGCTACTGCTCACGCTCAGTGACAAGGAGGCCACGCGTATACTGCTGCAGCAGCCTCCAGGG GTATTCCTGGTGAGGAAATCATCCACTCTTCAGAGGAAAGTTCTGTCTCTAAGGGTCAGTGATGATGACACCTCAGGAGGAGCCGGCGTCTGTGACTTCCCtgtcagagagagtcagtaca CCTTTTCTCTGGAAGGATCTGGGATCAGTTTTGCAGACCTGTTTCGCCTGGTGGCCTTCTACTGTATCAGCAG gGACGTCCTTCCTTTCACCCTGAATCTCCCAGAAGCCATTGCAGCCTCCAAGACTCAGAAGGACCTGGAGGAGGTGGCCCAACTAGGAGCAG GATTCTGGCACTCTGCTCTAGGCAGCCTGCGAAGGACAACCACTCCCTCTCGCCCTCCACCACAGCGCCCTGACAGAGACGGTGACATCCAGGGTGCAGAGAGGACACAAGAGAAACAGAGTGCGACTcgtcccccttcctcctcctcctctcgcctGGAGAGAAGCCAGTCCAACGGGGCTCTTTGCTTCGTCAACCCCCTCTTCCTCCAGACTCACCGGCGGCTTGAGGAAGACCCTCAATCCTCTTCCAACTCTCCTTCCCCCTACGTCACACACTCCACCCCCAGCCCGGGAACTACCGGTGGGACGTCTTCGGCCCCTGTCACGGACCCCAACGTAAAAAGGAAGTCACGCCCCCTCGGCCCCCGCCCCCTGTTCCCTCCTATTCCCGCCCCCCGTTCCCTCTCCCAGCGCCGCCAagctcctcctccccccacccctcttcccCAGAAGCCCAAGAGCAGCATGCCCGAAACGCCCACAGCCATTGTTGTCGCTAGGCAACCACTGCAACCCTCATCCAATCAGAACCTTCGCCCCACCCCTCGCCCTCCCATGGGTGCCAGGCACAGCAGCCATTCCAAAAAGACGACGAGCAGCGCCGCCATCCCTGTGCCCCACCAACACCCTCAACACCCTCCTCCCCCACGCCCCAAAAAGCCTGACATCGACGCCCACCGGTGCCACATCGCTCTTGATGACGAGACTATCGCCAAGGCTCTGTCCCGTGCCAAGCTTCCCCCGTGCCAGGCACTGGCCATACCCACTCCCTCCATAGTGGGAAATGGTGCTGGTAGCCCTCCCAGCCCTCCGGGTAAGACCCCCAGGCGAGTGGGACAAGAGGGGAGGCTGAGCGACATGTCCATCTCCACCTCTTCCTCAGATTCTCTGGACTactcccaccctcccctctccctccccgccAGCCCCCCTCTCAGATTACGGCATCACCTTGGCAACAACGAGGACAGCAGCGACGACGAAGACCTCTGTGACGAAGAAGAGGAAGACTACGGCGTCAGCCTGGAGAACGACCTGGACCAGGGCGTCCGTCCTCCCTTCAAAGCCCGCCGGAGAGGGGTCAGAGTCGGGGTCAAAGTTGCGCTGAGCTTCCGGAAAGTTTCTGGAGTCTTCAGCACGTTCATGACCCCAGAAAGGCGAGCCGTGAGGAGGATAGCGGAGCTCTCCAGGGACAAGAGTTCCTACTTCGGATGCCTGGTTCAGGATTATATCAGTTTTGTACAGGAGAATAAGGGGTGTCATACGTCAGGCTTAGACCTCCTGCAGACCCTCAGACAGTTCATGACCCAGATGAAGGCCTACTTGACGCAGAGCTCCGAACTGGACCCGCCCATCGAATCCCTCATACCCGAGGATCAgatag ACTCTGTCCTGGAGAAGGCCATGCACAAATGTGTGTTGAAGCCGCTGAAGGGCGTAGTGGAAGTGGCCCTGCACGACTTCCAG gtGAGCAGTGGAGGCTGGCAGCAGCTGAGGGAGAACCTGGCCCTGGCTAAGACCCGGAGGCCCCAGGACCTGGGTGTGGACGGGGCCGTGCCCCCTGACCCCATGGCCATCGAGAAGATCCGCCACAAGTTCCACAACATGAGGAAGATGTACTCCCCGGATAAGAAGGTGTCGCTGCTGCTCCGAGTGTGTAAACTCATCTACACCATCATGCAGGATAACTCAG ggaggATGTACGGAGCAGATGACTTCCTACCGATGCTGACCTATGTCCTGGCCCAGTGTGACATGCCTCAGCTGGACACTGAGATCCTCTACATGATGGAGCTGCTGGACCCCTCACTGCTGCATGGAGAGG GTGGCTACTACCTCACCAGTGCGTACGGGGCCATGGCTCTCATCAAGAACTTCCAGGAGGAACAGGCAGCCAGGGTCCTCAGCTCCGAGGCCAGAGACACCCTGCACCAGTGGCACCGCCGACGCACCGCCCAGCGCACGGCACCCTCCGTGGACGACTTCCAG AACTACCTGCGAGTCGCCTTACAAGAAGTCAACAGCGGCTGCACAGCCAAAACCCTCCTAGTCCACCCGTACTCCACCACCGAAGAAGTATGCTCGCTCTGCGCCTACAAGTTCAATGTTCATGACCCCGAGAACCACGCCCTCTTTCTCATCACTCAGGCAACCAGTCAGCAGCTTGCCCCGGACACACACCCCCAGCGAATCAAAGCGGAGATACACAGCCACCCAAACTCGCAACCCTTCCATTTTGTCTACCGCAGAGTGCCCAACCTTAACCTGTGTATACCAGCTATCCCAGCTAACCAGCACAATGCCAACTGCCTAGCCAATTGGATGAATTAA
- the LOC115103687 gene encoding ras and Rab interactor 2-like isoform X2 yields MSATLPRPDCHMDRRGSFFKLIDTFALEIGELKQEMVQTSPTEDRDPYPMVLQGLEGEVSGVYLQSSPCAGASGERDSGYDSLRRRMSVLDRLRHTHPVWLLLTLSDKEATRILLQQPPGVFLVRKSSTLQRKVLSLRVSDDDTSGGAGVCDFPVRESQYTFSLEGSGISFADLFRLVAFYCISRDVLPFTLNLPEAIAASKTQKDLEEVAQLGAGFWHSALGSLRRTTTPSRPPPQRPDRDGDIQGAERTQEKQSATRPPSSSSSRLERSQSNGALCFVNPLFLQTHRRLEEDPQSSSNSPSPYVTHSTPSPGTTGGTSSAPVTDPNVKRKSRPLGPRPLFPPIPAPRSLSQRRQAPPPPTPLPQKPKSSMPETPTAIVVARQPLQPSSNQNLRPTPRPPMGARHSSHSKKTTSSAAIPVPHQHPQHPPPPRPKKPDIDAHRCHIALDDETIAKALSRAKLPPCQALAIPTPSIVGNGAGSPPSPPGKTPRRVGQEGRLSDMSISTSSSDSLDYSHPPLSLPASPPLRLRHHLGNNEDSSDDEDLCDEEEEDYGVSLENDLDQGVRPPFKARRRGVRVGVKVALSFRKVSGVFSTFMTPERRAVRRIAELSRDKSSYFGCLVQDYISFVQENKGCHTSGLDLLQTLRQFMTQMKAYLTQSSELDPPIESLIPEDQIDSVLEKAMHKCVLKPLKGVVEVALHDFQVSSGGWQQLRENLALAKTRRPQDLGVDGAVPPDPMAIEKIRHKFHNMRKMYSPDKKVSLLLRVCKLIYTIMQDNSGRMYGADDFLPMLTYVLAQCDMPQLDTEILYMMELLDPSLLHGEGGYYLTSAYGAMALIKNFQEEQAARVLSSEARDTLHQWHRRRTAQRTAPSVDDFQNYLRVALQEVNSGCTAKTLLVHPYSTTEEVCSLCAYKFNVHDPENHALFLITQATSQQLAPDTHPQRIKAEIHSHPNSQPFHFVYRRVPNLNLCIPAIPANQHNANCLANWMN; encoded by the exons CTGATAGACACGTTTGCGTTGGAGATAGGGGAGCTGAAGCAAGAGATGGTCCAGACCTCCCCAACAGAGGACAGAGACCCATACCCTATGGTTCTACAGGG GTTGGAGGGGGAGGTGAGCGGGGTTTACCTCCAGTCGTCGCCCTGCGCTGGCGCCAGTGGTGAAAGGGATTCTGGGTACGACTCCCTGCGTAGGCGGATGAGCGTGCTGGACAGACTAAGACATACGCACCCTGTGTGGCTACTGCTCACGCTCAGTGACAAGGAGGCCACGCGTATACTGCTGCAGCAGCCTCCAGGG GTATTCCTGGTGAGGAAATCATCCACTCTTCAGAGGAAAGTTCTGTCTCTAAGGGTCAGTGATGATGACACCTCAGGAGGAGCCGGCGTCTGTGACTTCCCtgtcagagagagtcagtaca CCTTTTCTCTGGAAGGATCTGGGATCAGTTTTGCAGACCTGTTTCGCCTGGTGGCCTTCTACTGTATCAGCAG gGACGTCCTTCCTTTCACCCTGAATCTCCCAGAAGCCATTGCAGCCTCCAAGACTCAGAAGGACCTGGAGGAGGTGGCCCAACTAGGAGCAG GATTCTGGCACTCTGCTCTAGGCAGCCTGCGAAGGACAACCACTCCCTCTCGCCCTCCACCACAGCGCCCTGACAGAGACGGTGACATCCAGGGTGCAGAGAGGACACAAGAGAAACAGAGTGCGACTcgtcccccttcctcctcctcctctcgcctGGAGAGAAGCCAGTCCAACGGGGCTCTTTGCTTCGTCAACCCCCTCTTCCTCCAGACTCACCGGCGGCTTGAGGAAGACCCTCAATCCTCTTCCAACTCTCCTTCCCCCTACGTCACACACTCCACCCCCAGCCCGGGAACTACCGGTGGGACGTCTTCGGCCCCTGTCACGGACCCCAACGTAAAAAGGAAGTCACGCCCCCTCGGCCCCCGCCCCCTGTTCCCTCCTATTCCCGCCCCCCGTTCCCTCTCCCAGCGCCGCCAagctcctcctccccccacccctcttcccCAGAAGCCCAAGAGCAGCATGCCCGAAACGCCCACAGCCATTGTTGTCGCTAGGCAACCACTGCAACCCTCATCCAATCAGAACCTTCGCCCCACCCCTCGCCCTCCCATGGGTGCCAGGCACAGCAGCCATTCCAAAAAGACGACGAGCAGCGCCGCCATCCCTGTGCCCCACCAACACCCTCAACACCCTCCTCCCCCACGCCCCAAAAAGCCTGACATCGACGCCCACCGGTGCCACATCGCTCTTGATGACGAGACTATCGCCAAGGCTCTGTCCCGTGCCAAGCTTCCCCCGTGCCAGGCACTGGCCATACCCACTCCCTCCATAGTGGGAAATGGTGCTGGTAGCCCTCCCAGCCCTCCGGGTAAGACCCCCAGGCGAGTGGGACAAGAGGGGAGGCTGAGCGACATGTCCATCTCCACCTCTTCCTCAGATTCTCTGGACTactcccaccctcccctctccctccccgccAGCCCCCCTCTCAGATTACGGCATCACCTTGGCAACAACGAGGACAGCAGCGACGACGAAGACCTCTGTGACGAAGAAGAGGAAGACTACGGCGTCAGCCTGGAGAACGACCTGGACCAGGGCGTCCGTCCTCCCTTCAAAGCCCGCCGGAGAGGGGTCAGAGTCGGGGTCAAAGTTGCGCTGAGCTTCCGGAAAGTTTCTGGAGTCTTCAGCACGTTCATGACCCCAGAAAGGCGAGCCGTGAGGAGGATAGCGGAGCTCTCCAGGGACAAGAGTTCCTACTTCGGATGCCTGGTTCAGGATTATATCAGTTTTGTACAGGAGAATAAGGGGTGTCATACGTCAGGCTTAGACCTCCTGCAGACCCTCAGACAGTTCATGACCCAGATGAAGGCCTACTTGACGCAGAGCTCCGAACTGGACCCGCCCATCGAATCCCTCATACCCGAGGATCAgatag ACTCTGTCCTGGAGAAGGCCATGCACAAATGTGTGTTGAAGCCGCTGAAGGGCGTAGTGGAAGTGGCCCTGCACGACTTCCAG gtGAGCAGTGGAGGCTGGCAGCAGCTGAGGGAGAACCTGGCCCTGGCTAAGACCCGGAGGCCCCAGGACCTGGGTGTGGACGGGGCCGTGCCCCCTGACCCCATGGCCATCGAGAAGATCCGCCACAAGTTCCACAACATGAGGAAGATGTACTCCCCGGATAAGAAGGTGTCGCTGCTGCTCCGAGTGTGTAAACTCATCTACACCATCATGCAGGATAACTCAG ggaggATGTACGGAGCAGATGACTTCCTACCGATGCTGACCTATGTCCTGGCCCAGTGTGACATGCCTCAGCTGGACACTGAGATCCTCTACATGATGGAGCTGCTGGACCCCTCACTGCTGCATGGAGAGG GTGGCTACTACCTCACCAGTGCGTACGGGGCCATGGCTCTCATCAAGAACTTCCAGGAGGAACAGGCAGCCAGGGTCCTCAGCTCCGAGGCCAGAGACACCCTGCACCAGTGGCACCGCCGACGCACCGCCCAGCGCACGGCACCCTCCGTGGACGACTTCCAG AACTACCTGCGAGTCGCCTTACAAGAAGTCAACAGCGGCTGCACAGCCAAAACCCTCCTAGTCCACCCGTACTCCACCACCGAAGAAGTATGCTCGCTCTGCGCCTACAAGTTCAATGTTCATGACCCCGAGAACCACGCCCTCTTTCTCATCACTCAGGCAACCAGTCAGCAGCTTGCCCCGGACACACACCCCCAGCGAATCAAAGCGGAGATACACAGCCACCCAAACTCGCAACCCTTCCATTTTGTCTACCGCAGAGTGCCCAACCTTAACCTGTGTATACCAGCTATCCCAGCTAACCAGCACAATGCCAACTGCCTAGCCAATTGGATGAATTAA